The Triticum aestivum cultivar Chinese Spring chromosome 3A, IWGSC CS RefSeq v2.1, whole genome shotgun sequence genome includes a region encoding these proteins:
- the LOC123061823 gene encoding phytochrome-associated serine/threonine-protein phosphatase — protein MDLDLWISKVKEGQHLAEHELQTLCEYVKEILIEESNVQPVNSPVTVCGDIHGQFHDLMKLFATGGHVPETNYIFMGDFVDRGFNSLEVFTILLLLKARYPAHITLLRGNHESRQLTQVYGFYDECQRKYGNANAWRYCTDVFDYLTLSAIINGTVLCVHGGLSPDVRTVDQIRTIDRNCEIPHEGPFCDLMWSDPEEIETWAVSPRGAGWLFGSRVTTEFNHVNNLDLVCRAHQLVQEGLKYMFQDKGLVTVWSAPNYCYRCGNVASILSFDENMDRDVKFFTETEENNQMRGPRTAVPYFL, from the exons ATGGATTTGGATCTGTGGATCTCCAAGGTCAAGGAGGGCCAGCACCTCGCCGAGCACGAGCTCCAGACCCTCTGCGAATAC GTTAAGGAGATTCTCATCGAGGAGTCGAACGTGCAGCCAGTCAACAGCCCGGTCACAGTGTGCGGCGACATCCATGGGCAGTTCCATGACCTTATGAAGCTCTTTGCCACCGGAGGACATGTGCCTGAGACCAACTATATTTTCATG GGTGATTTTGTCGACCGCGGCTTCAACAGTCTCGAGGTTTTCACCATCCTTTTGCTACTAAAAGCAAG GTATCCTGCCCACATAACCCTTCTGCGTGGGAACCATGAAAGTAGGCAGCTGACACAG GTATATGGCTTCTATGACGAGTGCCAGAGGAAGTATGGGAATGCCAATGCGTGGCGGTATTGCACCGATGTTTTTGATTACCTTACTCTTTCAGCAATCATTAATGGCACG GTCCTTTGTGTTCACGGTGGCCTGTCTCCTGATGTACGTACTGTTGACCAG ATACGGACAATTGATCGGAATTGTGAAATTCCCCACGAAGGTCCTTTCTGTGATCTTATGTGGAGTGACCCTGAAGAGATAGAGACATGGGCTGTTAGTCCGCGTGGAGCAGGTTGGCTTTTTGGATCACGAGTGACAACAGAG TTCAACCATGTGAACAATCTTGACCTAGTTTGCCGGGCTCACCAGCTGGTCCAGGAAGGCTTAAAGTACATGTTTCAGGACAAGGGTCTTGTAACT GTGTGGTCTGCACCTAATTATTGCTACAGATGTGGCAATGTTGCTTCTATACTAAgcttcgacgagaacatg gaccgcgacgtcaagttcttcaCGGAGACGGAGGAGAACAACCAGATGCGTGGCCCAAGGACTGCCGTCCCGTATTTTCTCTGA
- the LOC123061824 gene encoding general transcription and DNA repair factor IIH helicase subunit XPB1 — MAGGDGDRARAPKRYKSSAPSKAALVDETAEMNYADDFDDDARDGDNEVKKRDFTKLELKPDHVNRPLWACADGRIFLETFSPLYKQAYDFLIAIAEPVCRPESMHEYNLTPHSLYAAVSVGLETTTIISVLSKLSKTKLPHEIIDFIHGSTANYGKVKLVLKKNQYFVESPFPEVLKTLLNDDVISKARKAPEDCLGASSFAVSKTAGEIASGHDLLDGIELAAATEDKETHSFEIDSNQVENVKQRCLPNALNFPMLEEYDFRNDTVNPDLDMELKPQARPRPYQEKSLSKMFGNGRARSGIIVLPCGAGKSLVGVSAACRIKKSCLCLATNAVSVDQWAFQFKLWSTIRDEHISRFTSDNKEKFRGMAGVVVTTYNMVAFGGKRSEDSEKIIEEIRNREWGLLLMDEVHVVPAHMFRKVISITKSHCKLGLTATLVREDERITDLNFLIGPKLYEANWLDLVKGGFIANVQCAEVWCPMTKEFFAEYLKKENSKKKQVLYVMNPNKFRACEFLIRFHEQQRGDKIIVFADNLFALTAYAMKLRKPMIYGATSHAERTRILYQFKNSPEVNTVFLSKVGDNSIDIPEANVIIQISSHAGSRRQEAQRLGRILRAKGKHQDRMAGGKEEYNAFFYSLVSTDTQEMYYSTKRQQFLIDQGYSFKVITSLPPPEEGPNLSFHTLDEQLDLLGKVLSAGDDMIGVEHLEEDSDGKALLKARRSAGLMSAFSGAGGMVYMEYNTGKGKGAKKKDPAKRHTLFKKRYT; from the exons atggccggcggcgatg GTGACCGCGCCCGTGCGCCGAAGCGGTACAAGTCCTCGGCGCCATCGAAGGCGGCCCTGGTGGACGAGACCGCCGAGATGAACTACGCCGACGACTTCGACGACGATGCCCGCGACG GAGATAACGAGGTGAAGAAGAGGGACTTCACCAAGCTGGAGCTCAAGCCGGATCACGTGAACCGGCCGCTGTGGGCGTGCGCAGACGGCCGCATCTTCCTCGAGACCTTCTCCCCTCTCTACAAGCAGGCCTACGATTTCCTCATCGCCATCGCCGAACCTGTATGCAG GCCAGAATCTATGCATGAATACAATCTAACGCCACACTCATTGTATGCCGCGGTCTCAGTTGGACTTGAGACAACCACTATCATTAGTGTCTTGAGTAAGCTCTCCAAGACTAAGTTACCTCATGAGATAATTGATTTCATCCATGGGTCAACTGCGAATTATGGCAAAGTAAAGCTTGTTCTGAAGAAGAATCAATATTTTGTGGAGTCGCCGTTCCCTGAG GTTTTGAAGACCCTCCTGAACGATGACGTAATTTCGAAAGCACGAAAAGCTCCCGAG GACTGTCTAGGAGCATCTTCATTCGCTGTTAGCAAAACAGCTGGGGAAATAGCTAGTGGACATGATTTGTTAGATGGAATAGAGCTGGCAGCTGCAACTGAAGACAAGGAAACACATTCTTTCGAAATTGATTCCAATCAG GTTGAGAACGTAAAGCAACGGTGCTTACCAAATGCACTGAACTTTCCCATGCTAGAGGAGTATGATTTTAGAAATGACACA GTAAACCCAGATTTGGATATGGAATTAAAACCTCAAGCACGGCCAAGGCCGTATCAAGAAAAGAGCCTCAGTAAGATGTTTGGGAATG GTAGAGCAAGGTCAGGCATTATTGTGCTACCTTGTGGTGCGGGAAAATCCTTGGTTGGTGTATCTGCAGCATGTCGTATTAAGAAGAGCTGTCTATGCTTGGCCACAAATGCTGTGTCTGTTGATCAATGGGCATTCCAGTTCAAGCTTTGGTCAACTATAAGAGACGAACATATCAGTAGATTTACATCAGATAACAAAGAGAAATTTCGAGGGATGGCTGGTGTTGTTGTGACTACCTATAACATGGTGGCATTTGGGGGCAAACGATCCGAAGACTCAGAGAAGATTATTGAGGAAATCCGGAACAGGGAGTGGGGTTTGCTCCTTATGGATGAG GTTCACGTTGTCCCTGCTCATATGTTCAGAAAGGTCATCAGCATTACGAAGTCTCACTGCAAGCTTGGTCTTACTG CTACGCTTGTGAGAGAGGATGAACGTATCACAGATCTAAATTTTCTAATTGGACCAAAGCTGTATGAAGCAAATTGGTTGGATTTAGTGAAAGGTGGATTTATTGCAAACGTGCAATGTGCAGAAGTATGGTGTCCCATGACCAAAGAGTTCTTTGCTGAGTATTTGAAAAAGGAAAATTCAAAAAAGAAGCAG GTACTCTATGTGATGAATCCAAACAAGTTCAGGGCTTGTGAGTTTCTAATTCGATTCCATGAGCAACAACGCGGGGATAAGATCATTGTATTTGCTGATAATTTATTTGCACTAACTGCATACGCAATGAAGCTCCGTAAACCAATGATTTATGGTGCCACAAG CCATGCGGAGAGGACACGAATTTTGTACCAATTCAAGAACAGTCCAGAAGTCAACACTGTTTTCCTCTCTAAG GTGGGTGATAACTCCATTGATATCCCAGAGGCAAATGTCATCATTCAAATATCATCTCATGCTGGTTCCCGGCGTCAAGAAGCTCAACGGTTGGGACGTATTCTCAGGGCAAAG GGTAAGCATCAAGATAGGATGGCAGGTGGAAAAGAAGAATACAATGCCTTTTTCTATTCTCTTGTATCAACTGACACACAG GAAATGTATTATTCAACAAAAAGGCAACAATTCCTTATCGATCAGGGATATAGTTTCAAG GTCATCACTAGCTTGCCGCCACCTGAAGAAGGACCTAACCTGAGTTTTCACACGCTCGATGAACAGCTTGACCTTTTAGGCAAA GTGTTGAGCGCAGGGGATGACATGATTGGTGTTGAGCACTTGGAAGAGGATTCTGATGGCAAGGCTCTCCTGAAGGCTCGGCGCTCTGCTGGATTGATGAGCGCATTTTCTGGAGCGGGTGGAATGGTCTACATGGAGTACAA CACTGGAAAGGGCAAGGGAGCCAAGAAGAAGGACCCGGCTAAGAGGCATACACTGTTTAAGAAACGCTATACATAG